The sequence TCAGTCTCCATAGAGCACTTGACGCCTGTTAGTTTCAAGAGCACATGCTAAAGTTATGAGTAGTATCAGGTGCTGCTCATACTTTCTTTTAGAAGTGCTGTTGAGAATAATCAACAGGCGTCAATTTTAGTAATATTAAGATTGGATCTGGGATATTTAGTTTTGGACAAACAAAGGTTACAAAACCTCAAACCTTCAAATAGTTACAAATATAAGCAATTTTCCATCACACATCACTTACCTATTATTGAAGTCAAGGTCAATGCTTAGCATGGTGCAGCAAGACCATCTGACGGTGAACAGCGAACTCAAACAGCTAAACCGTGTACAGCAATGGTTCGAGCAGTTTTGTCTGAAACACCTAGCACAAGTCGGCTGGTCACAAAAGCAACTTTATGCCCTCAATCTAGCATTGGCAGAAGGTTTTACCAATGCAGTCCGTCATGCTCATCACGCTTTACCTCCGGAAACGAGCATAGAAATTGAGGTGAGTTTGTGGGTTAATAGACTAGAAGTAAAAATCTGGGATTATGGAAAACCTTTTAACCCCGATGCGATCGCTGAACCAACACCAGGTACTCTACAAGTAGGCGGTTACGGTTGGTTTCTGCTCAGACGCTTGGCTGACCGTGTTGCTTACGAACGCGGTGCAGACGATAGAAATTGTTTACTTATAGTCAAATATGCCTCAGAGGGTCAACAGTAACAATCAAGCATCCCCTGACCCTGTGGCTTGCTGAAAATTAGTTAATTTCTCGTAAAGAATTACATTATTTTTTGTATAAAAAACTAAATTTAATCAAGTAAAAATAGCATTCGAGTTACTGAGAATCCTTTGTTAGAATTTAGCCGCGATGTTGGGCAATTTAAGTATTTTTGCGGCATTACTCATCAGGTGTGGGATTAGTCTCGCAAACCTTTTACTTACCAACAAGCGCCATCCAGTGCTGAAAGAGAAAAGGACAAGATTATGACTAAGACAGCCCTGATTACGGGAATAACAGGCCAAGACGGCTACTATCTGAGTCATTTGCTCCTCAACCGAAATTACAGAGTTGTCGGGTTAATACCACCGCATCGAGAACCGAATCTAGCGAAACTAGGAAGTCTTGCAGACAAAGTAGAAATTTATACAGTTGATTTGAAAGACAGTACAGCCCTGTTGACTGCAGTTGAACAACTACGTCCCCAAGAAATTTATAATTTGGCGGCTCCTAGTTTTGTCCCCGACTCCTGGAAAGACCCCCTGGGAACCCTCGATTTGATTACTGGTACCGCTACGCGATTTTTGGAAGCAGTGCGACAAGTCGGTTTGTCTACACGGTTTTATCAAGCTAGTAGTTCGGAAATGTTTGGAGATGTTTCTTGCTCTCCTCAAGACGAAAATACGCCCTTTCGTCCCAAGAATCCTTACGCAGCAGCTAAATTACATGCTCATTGGACAATGGTGCATCACCGACAGCGCTATGGTTTATTCGCTTGTAGCGGTATTTTGTACAATCATGAATCTCCTCTACGTCCACCACAATTTGTGACACGCAAAATTTCCTTAGCCGCTGCATCGATTAAATTGGGTTTAACTAACACCTTAGAAATCGGTAACTTGGACGCCAAACGAGATTGGGGTTTTGCAGGAGATTATGTAGAAGCAATGTGGCGCATGTTACAAGTTGATGAACCAGAAGAATATGTCATCGGTACAGGAAAACTACACAGTGTCCGAGATTTAGTAGCCGCAGCCTTTGATTGTGTAGGGCTAGATTGGCGTCAATATGTAGTCATCAACACTAGCTTACTGCGACCTGATGAACATTTTCAACTTGTAGCTAACCCTAGTAAAGCCAAAAATAAACTCGGTTGGCAAACCCAAGTCAGCTTTGAACAACTTTTAGAAAAAATGGTACTAACTGATTTGCAGCGGTTACAAAGTGGTATGACAACACCTGCTATCAGCCCTCAGCGAGGATAGACAAAAATGCTCACCTCTAAGCTCAAGGAACAGCTAAAATCAGGTCACAAATTGGCTCAAAAAACTGATCATGTCTTTGTATTCTTAGAAATTCTGGCACATGAAGGGGGGATTCAATCCTACGTTAAAGATATTTTTCGTGCTTACGGAAGTTTGAATACAGGTCATAAAGCCAAAGTTTTGGTGCTGAGGGACAGTCCAGAGGACATCCATCCTTTGGAGTGCGAAAATTTAAAATTTTATAGCTATAAAGCTCAATCTCCCCATGTGGGAAGAGTGAAAATGGTAGCAGCGCTGCTCAAGTGTCTTTTGCAAGAACGTCCGCAACAGGTTTTTTGCGGTCACATTAATCTAGCAGTCTTGATCCAAAGCCTTTGTCAGCCCTTGGGAATTCCTTATACAGTCCTGACTTATGGTAAAGAAGTTTGGGAACCGCTCAAAAAAAGAGAACGAGACGCGCTGATTTGTGCATCCAAGATTTGGACAATTAGTCGCTATAGCCGCGATCGCGCTTGCGCTGCCAACGGTCTAGATCCTAATATGGTGGAGATGCTTCCCTGCGCTATTGATGGCGATAAATTTATCCCTGGGCCGAAACAACCAGAATTAGTTGAAAAGTACGGTTTAACTGATGCCAAAGTGTTAATGACCGTGGCGCGGTTATGGTCAGGGGATATTTACAAAGGTGTCGATGTGACGATTCGCGCTTTACCACAAATAGCTGAAGTTTTTCCACAAGTAAAATATTTGGTCATTGGTCGTGGCGATGACCAACCAAGATTAGCCCAACTAGCACAAGATTTAGGTGTGAGCGAGCGGGTTGTTTTTGCTGGTTTTGTACCTACAGAGCAATTGATCGCACATTATCGCTTGGCTGATGCTTATATTATGCCCTCCCAAGAAGGCTTTGGTATTGTGTATTTAGAAGCGATGGCTTGCGGAGTACCAGTGCTATCTGGTGATGACGACGGTTCAGCTGACCCCTTGCAAGATGGTAAACTAGGATGGCGAGTACCGCACCGCGACCCCAAGGCTGTAGCGGCTGCTTGTGGAGAAATTCTCACAGGGAATGACCAGCGTTGTGATGGACAATGGTTGCGAAAACAAGCGATCGCTATTTTTGGTCTGGATACCTTACAACAACGATTACAAGCACTCCTCTAGTTATTATTGATTTGTCTCAATTGACCGAATAAAGGATGAAGTAAGAATTGGTATCGAACTTCATACTTCAGACTTCATCCTTCATCCTTTAGTTGATACTCCCACAGATGCAAGCGGTAAACTCGCTATCCTAGAGAGAGAGCCACAAGATAGTTAAAACATGAGCCTGAAATCTTTTCAATTAAATCTTGTCAATCTCCGCCCTTGGCTCACCTTGTTAGCGGTTATCTGGCTGCTAGGATCACTGGGCTTGGGCTGGTTGGTTAATTCATTGCTGATTATTGTGGGGCTAGTACTTTTAGCACCCGTCATTGCGTTTGTGGGATTTCGTTGGTGGTTACAACGCAACTTGGTTGTTGACCAGTGTCCTGTTTGTAGGTATGAATTTACGGGTTTAAATAATAGCCAGCTACAGTGTCCTAGTTGTGGGGAGCGGCTTTTGGTCAAAGAGGGACATTTTAGCCGCTTCGCACCAGACGGGACTATTGATGTAACTGCGATCGAAGTACCAGCTAAATCACTGGAAGATTAATCCCAATTCAAAATTCTGCGTTGCTGATTGAGAGCACGAATTTATCTCACGCATAGCAGGACACTAGCACAGGAAGGCTCCGCCGATTTGGAGCAACTGGCCTGCAGAGAGTGGGAGTTGAGAAGAATTGACTTTCTTACCTATTCCCTATCCCCTGTTCCCTGTTCCCTGTTCCCTGTTCCCTGTTTTAACTAACTATTATCCAAATTTTGCAATCCCATTGCTATTTTACTGTGCTGCTCAATTTGACCCATTACCTGTTTTGCCCGCTGAATCACCACTGTAGGTAAACCAGCCAACCTTCCCGCTTCAATTCCGTAAGATTTATCAGCGCCCCCCGGTTGGACTTGGTGTAAAAAGATAATTTTGTCAGGTAATTCTTTCACCGTTACCTGATAATTAGCTACATTTTCTAACATCCCCGCCAGTTCATTTAACTCATGGTAATGAGTTGCAAAAATTGTCCGTCCCTGAATATTTGTGGCGAGATATTCTGCTACGGCCCAAGCAATAGAAAGTCCATCAAAAGTTGCAGTTCCGCGACCAATTTCATCTAATAATACCAAGGATCTGGAAGTAGCATGGTTGAGAATATTAGCAGTTTCATTCATCTCCACCATAAAAGTAGATTGACCTGTAGCTAGATCATCTACCGCTCCCACTCGTGTAAAAATGCGATCGCACACTCCCAATTTAGCCGACCTAGCAGGAACAAAACTTCCCGTCTGCGCCAATAACTGAATCAACCCTACCTGACGCAGATAACAACTTTTACCACTCGCATTCGGCCCGGTGAGGATAACTAAGTCAGGATGAGAGGAACTGGAAATCTCCCCATCTGTTCCCAAATGCGTAGAATTCGGCACAAAAAACCCTGCTGGTAAAGACTGTTCTACCACCGGATGACGCCCGTCAATAATGGCAATTTCCCTTCCCACCACAATTTCTGGACGACAGTAACCTTGATGTACTGCTAACTCAGCCAAACCAGATAACACATCAGCCGCAGCAACAGCGCGCGAAATATTGCGAATCACTTCCGCCTGCGTACCCACTTCCTCTCGCAATTCGACAAAAATTTCATATTCCAACTGATTTAAATCATCCCGCGCGGAAAGAATTCGGGCTTCCCGTTCCTTCAATTCCGGGGTGATGTAACGTTCCTCGTTCGTCAGAGTTTGCTTGCGGATGTAATTAGTTGGTACTTGGTCAGCTTTGGCGCGGGAAATACTGATATAGTAACCAAAGGTTTTATTAAATCCTACCTTTAAGGTGGGAATTCCTGTTCTCGTTCGTTCATCAACTTCTAAATTGGCAATCCATTGCTGGTCTGCTTCTACAGTCGCCTTTCTTTCATCCAGCAGCGGATTCACACCAGAACGAATTAAACTACCTTCTTTGATGTGTATGGGTGGTGATTCTACGATATTTGCACGTAACTTTTGTGCTAATTCTTCTAAAACTGGTGGCACTTTTTGCAAAGCTTTCAAGAAAGGAGAACGCGCCTCGACAACTAAACGGGATAATTCCGGTAGGCGTGAGAGGGAATCTGCTAAAGCTACCAAGTCTTTAGCATTAGCAGTGCCAGAACCCGCCCTTCCTGTCAACCGTTCCAAGTCATAAATTTGCCGTAACAATTGCCGCAGGTCTTGACGCAGGGCGGTATTTTCCACTAATTCTTGAATGGTATCTTGACGGGCACGAATACCTTTAATATCAAGTAGCGGTTGTAACAACCATCGCCGCAACGCTCGCCCCCCCATCGCCGTGCTAGTTCTATCTAAAGCCCACAGCAGAGAACCGTGGAAGGTGCCATCGCGGACAGTTTGGGTAATTTCCAGGTTACGCCGAGTTTGATGGTCAACAATTAGATAATCGGTAACGGTGTAGGTACGTAAAAGCTGTAGGTGAACTGGGTTTTCTTTTTGCGTATCTTCCAGGTATTCGAGAAGACCACCAGCAGCGCGAACAGCGAGAGGGAGATGATCGCAACCTAGACCTTCAAGCGATCGCAGTTTAAATTTCTGCAATAATCTCGGTCTAGCTTCACCTTGGGAAAATGGTACTTGCGATCGCAAACTATAACAAAAAGATGGCGGTAAACATTGCGGCAGATGAGGTGAAGTTTCCCCAGGACGTAGTATACTCACCAAATCAGGAGCATTGACCGGAAACAACACCTCCGAAGGCTGCAACCGCATTAACTCCTGGGTCAAGTGTTCTAAATCACTTCCCTGTGTCGTGAGAAATTCCCCTGTAGAGATATCTGCGTAAGCCAAACCCCAATGATTAGCCGCAATTACCACAGCCACAAGGTAATTATTACGACTAGATTTTAACATTCCCTCTTCTAACAAAGTCCCTGGAGTCAGAATGCGTGTCACCTCACGACGCACCAAGCCTACAGCTTCCGTAGCATCTTCCACTTGGTCACAAATCACTACCGCGTAACCTTTCTCCACCAGCATAGTTGTGTAGCGTTCCCAAGCGTGGTGGGGGACACCAGTCATCGCCACTCGACCGATTTCACCACCGTGCTTACTGGTGAGAACTAATTCCAGTTCCCTAGAAACAGTCACCGCATCTTGGAAAAAAGTTTCAAAAAAATCTCCCACCCGATACAACAGCAACGCATGGGGATACTTATCTTTCACCTCCACATAGTGCTGGTACATCTTACTCAGCTTACTGCGGTCTACCAATCGCGTATCAGCATGAGGCGTAGCGGTGGTATGGAGTTCCGTTGGCTGAATGTCAGAGTGAGAAGCAGTCATAGCTAATTCGTGATTTGTAATTTAAATATGTGGCGACAGAATGGATACAGGCTGTTTAGAATTTTTGACCTGCTTTTTCAAAAAGATATTCTTTGCCAATAGAGAGTCATAAGTGCTAAGAGTTACGCACACAAAAGCCACAATACCCGATGATAACGTGTGGCGGGGTATTGAGTAGGCGATCGCTCAAGGTTTATTTATATTTTTTTTAGAGCGAGGGGGTGTTATGGCCGTTCCCAATTACTGATGGTACACCTTAGTGCCCCTCTGTCTTGAAAAGTTTTGTGGAAGGAGACCTTCCCCACAAACTTTTCGCTGCGCTAACCTTAGCGATCCTCTGCGTTGAAAAACATTATTTTTGTACTTCACGCAACTGGAAATTGCTATACTGCCATTTCCCCTAACTTCTGCTGTTGAATTCTAACTAAAAGTTCCTGCGGTTTCATTCACAACTTTTACAGATTCAGGTTCAATTTCTTCTATTTGATTCAACTCTCCCACCCGCCAACTATCAGCTATATCTTTAATAAAACTAGCGATAGGAATCGCAATTAACAAACCTAAAACCCCGCCCAATTTAGCACCTATTAACAAAGAAATTACCACCCAAACAGGATTTAAACCAGTTAAATTACCCAAAATCCGGGGAGCAATAAAATTAGCATTTATTTGGTC is a genomic window of Fortiea contorta PCC 7126 containing:
- a CDS encoding GDP-mannose 4,6-dehydratase, whose product is MTKTALITGITGQDGYYLSHLLLNRNYRVVGLIPPHREPNLAKLGSLADKVEIYTVDLKDSTALLTAVEQLRPQEIYNLAAPSFVPDSWKDPLGTLDLITGTATRFLEAVRQVGLSTRFYQASSSEMFGDVSCSPQDENTPFRPKNPYAAAKLHAHWTMVHHRQRYGLFACSGILYNHESPLRPPQFVTRKISLAAASIKLGLTNTLEIGNLDAKRDWGFAGDYVEAMWRMLQVDEPEEYVIGTGKLHSVRDLVAAAFDCVGLDWRQYVVINTSLLRPDEHFQLVANPSKAKNKLGWQTQVSFEQLLEKMVLTDLQRLQSGMTTPAISPQRG
- a CDS encoding ATP-binding protein codes for the protein MLSMVQQDHLTVNSELKQLNRVQQWFEQFCLKHLAQVGWSQKQLYALNLALAEGFTNAVRHAHHALPPETSIEIEVSLWVNRLEVKIWDYGKPFNPDAIAEPTPGTLQVGGYGWFLLRRLADRVAYERGADDRNCLLIVKYASEGQQ
- a CDS encoding glycosyltransferase family 4 protein, producing the protein MLTSKLKEQLKSGHKLAQKTDHVFVFLEILAHEGGIQSYVKDIFRAYGSLNTGHKAKVLVLRDSPEDIHPLECENLKFYSYKAQSPHVGRVKMVAALLKCLLQERPQQVFCGHINLAVLIQSLCQPLGIPYTVLTYGKEVWEPLKKRERDALICASKIWTISRYSRDRACAANGLDPNMVEMLPCAIDGDKFIPGPKQPELVEKYGLTDAKVLMTVARLWSGDIYKGVDVTIRALPQIAEVFPQVKYLVIGRGDDQPRLAQLAQDLGVSERVVFAGFVPTEQLIAHYRLADAYIMPSQEGFGIVYLEAMACGVPVLSGDDDGSADPLQDGKLGWRVPHRDPKAVAAACGEILTGNDQRCDGQWLRKQAIAIFGLDTLQQRLQALL
- the mutS gene encoding DNA mismatch repair protein MutS, which produces MTASHSDIQPTELHTTATPHADTRLVDRSKLSKMYQHYVEVKDKYPHALLLYRVGDFFETFFQDAVTVSRELELVLTSKHGGEIGRVAMTGVPHHAWERYTTMLVEKGYAVVICDQVEDATEAVGLVRREVTRILTPGTLLEEGMLKSSRNNYLVAVVIAANHWGLAYADISTGEFLTTQGSDLEHLTQELMRLQPSEVLFPVNAPDLVSILRPGETSPHLPQCLPPSFCYSLRSQVPFSQGEARPRLLQKFKLRSLEGLGCDHLPLAVRAAGGLLEYLEDTQKENPVHLQLLRTYTVTDYLIVDHQTRRNLEITQTVRDGTFHGSLLWALDRTSTAMGGRALRRWLLQPLLDIKGIRARQDTIQELVENTALRQDLRQLLRQIYDLERLTGRAGSGTANAKDLVALADSLSRLPELSRLVVEARSPFLKALQKVPPVLEELAQKLRANIVESPPIHIKEGSLIRSGVNPLLDERKATVEADQQWIANLEVDERTRTGIPTLKVGFNKTFGYYISISRAKADQVPTNYIRKQTLTNEERYITPELKEREARILSARDDLNQLEYEIFVELREEVGTQAEVIRNISRAVAAADVLSGLAELAVHQGYCRPEIVVGREIAIIDGRHPVVEQSLPAGFFVPNSTHLGTDGEISSSSHPDLVILTGPNASGKSCYLRQVGLIQLLAQTGSFVPARSAKLGVCDRIFTRVGAVDDLATGQSTFMVEMNETANILNHATSRSLVLLDEIGRGTATFDGLSIAWAVAEYLATNIQGRTIFATHYHELNELAGMLENVANYQVTVKELPDKIIFLHQVQPGGADKSYGIEAGRLAGLPTVVIQRAKQVMGQIEQHSKIAMGLQNLDNS